From Coffea arabica cultivar ET-39 chromosome 9c, Coffea Arabica ET-39 HiFi, whole genome shotgun sequence, one genomic window encodes:
- the LOC113707985 gene encoding uncharacterized protein isoform X2 produces MKAKSASAAAAAAAAVLSPPVISFDHKRDAYGFAVRPQHLQRYREYANIYKEEEEERSERWKDFLLRQAESARLPINGLSPHNDGITYHAGTRNEDADIVVGNEKEEENIGGEKPDSGTLTTNEGEEGQPTVKAKAHGVQIWTEVRLLLHPIEDAMSFRVKKTAGYVKKEQGVGTGKHLPPIEEARPAKGASEEDSEEEFYDLERSESTDNISALGAGATGDLASPESLIPWKEELEILVQGGVPMALRGELWQAFVGVKTRRVEKYYQDLLASNVKSANNTDNRHVESEDCKKESTADCIAISEKWKGQIEKDLPRTFPGHPALDEDGRNALRRLLTAYARHNPSVGYCQAMNFFAGLLLLLMPEENAFWALLGILDDYFDGYYSEEMIESQVDQLVLEELVREKFPKLVNHLDYLGVQVAWVTGPWFLSIFMNMLPWESVLRVWDVLLFEGNRVMLFRTALALMELYGPALVTTKDAGDAVTLLQSLAGSTFDSSQLVLTACMGYQNVNESRLQELRNKHRPAVKAAIEERSKGLRAWKDSKGLASKLYSFKQDPGSIIAGANRADQGVNKQINGDVSPIHAASATMDQLYTGLTDDMEIDSVPDLKEQVVWLKVELCKLLEEKRSAELRSEELETALMEMVKQDNRRQLSARVEQLERELAELRQAFADKQEQETAMLQVLMKVEQEQKVTEDARRFAEQDANAQRYAAQVLQEKYEEAIASLADMEKRVIMAESMLEATLQYQSGQNKAQPSPRSVQQDSSQVRNSQDSSQDIPMRKISLLSRPFGLGWRDRIKGKPSNVEESNDDKLVDAKVEQTPSTPQKETNSHQLEDNVQ; encoded by the exons ATGAAGGCCAAATCAGCAtctgcagcagcagcagcagcagcagcagtctTGAGTCCTCCTGTCATTTCTTTCGATCACAAGAG GGATGCTTATGGATTTGCTGTGAGACCGCAGCACTTGCAGAGATACCGTGAATATGCAAATATATACAAG GAAGAAGAGGAGGAAAGGTCTGAGAGATGGAAAGATTTTTTGCTACGTCAAGCAGAGTCTGCTCGATTGCCTATAAATGGGTTATCTCCGCATAATGATGGTATCACGTATCATGCTGGAACCAGAAATGAGGATGCTGATATTGTTGTCGGgaatgaaaaagaagaagagaatatAGGTGGTGAGAAGCCTGATTCTGGAACTTTGACTACAAATGAAGGGGAAGAGGGGCAACCAACAGTGAAGGCAAAAGCCCATGGGGTCCAGATATGGACGGAAGTTAGACTATTGCTACATCCAATTGAGGATGCAATGAGCTTTCGTGTTAAGAAGACAGCTGGATATGTGAAGAAAGAGCAAGGTGTTGGAACTGGAAAGCATCTTCCTCCTATTGAAGAGGCTCGACCTGCAAAAGGAGCATCTGAAGAGGACTCTGAAGAAGAATTTTATGACTTGGAGAGATCAGAATCAACTGATAACATAAGTGCCTTAGGAGCGGGTGCCACTGGTGATTTAGCTTCTCCAGAATCTTTGATTCCTTGGAAAGAAGAATTAGAGATTCTTGTGCAAGGTGGTGTGCCAATGGCTTTGAGGGGAGAG CTTTGGCAAGCCTTTGTTGGTGTCAAGACGCGTCGTGTGGAGAAATACTATCAAGATTTACTAGCATCAAACGTTAAATCTGCTAATAACACAGATAACAGACATGTGGAATCAGAGGACTGTAAAAAGGAGTCAACTGCAGACTGTATTGCTATATCTGAGAAATGGAAAGGGCAGATTGAGAAG GATTTGCCTCGGACATTCCCAGGCCATCCTGCTCTGGATGAAGATGGAAGAAATGCTTTGAGACGATTACTTACTGCTTATGCTCGGCATAATCCTTCTGTTGGGTACTGTCAG GCAATGAATTTCTTTGCAGGTCTGCTGCTGTTACTGATGCctgaagaaaatgcattttg GGCTTTGTTGGGGATTCTTGATGACTATTTTGATGGCTATTATTCAGAAGAAATGATAGAGTCCCAG GTTGACCAACTTGTTCTTGAGGAGTTGGTGCGCGAAAAATTTCCAAAACTGG TAAACCATCTGGATTATCTAGGAGTTCAAGTGGCATGGGTTACTGGACCATGGTTCCTTTCAATATTCATGAATATGCTTCCATGGGAAAGTG TTCTTAGGGTCTGGGATGTGCTTCTCTTCGAAGGAAACCGTGTGATGCTATTTCGGACAGCCCTTGCTTTAATGGAACTATATG GACCTGCCCTTGTCACAACTAAGGATGCTGGTGATGCAGTAACTCTGTTGCAGTCACTGGCTGGCTCCACATTTGATAGCAGCCAACTGGTTTTGACAGCATGCATGGGTTACCAGAATGTTAATGAATCCAGACTACAGGAACTGAGAAATAAGCATCGGCCAGCAGTAAAGGCTGCTattgaagaaagatcaaaaggACTTCGGGCCTGGAAGGATTCCAAGGGCTTGGCGTCCAAGCTATATAGTTTTAAGCAGGATCCTGGATCTATTATTGCTGGGGCGAATAGAGCAGATCAAGGGGTTAATAAACAGATAAATGGTGATGTATCCCCCATACATGCTGCATCTGCTACCATGGATCAGTTGTATACGGGCCTGACAGATGATATGGAGATTGATTCTGTTCCAGATCTCAAAGAACAG GTAGTGTGGCTGAAGGTTGAATTATGTAAGTTGTTGGAGGAAAAACGGTCTGCTGAACTCAG ATCTGAGGAGTTGGAAACAGCACTAATGGAGATGGTCAAGCAAGATAACCGGAGGCAATTGAGTGCACGA GTTGAGCAATTAGAGCGAGAACTTGCAGAACTTCGGCAGGCTTTTGCTGATAAGCAAGAACAAGAAACTGCCATGCTACAG GTTTTGATGAAAGTAGAGCAGGAGCAGAAGGTAACTGAAGATGCTCGTAGGTTTGCTGAACAAGATGCAAATGCTCAGAGATATGCTGCTCAAGTGCTTCAG gaaaaatatgaagaagctATTGCTTCCCTGGCTGATATGGAAAAAAGGGTAATTATGGCAGAGTCCATGTTGGAGGCTACATTGCAGTACCAGTCTGGACAAAATAAAGCACAACCTTCTCCAAG GTCTGTACAGCAAGATTCTTCTCAAGTTCGAAACAGTCAAGATTCTTCCCAAGACATCCCGATGAGAAAGATTAGTTTGCTATCAAGACCATTTGGACTTGGTTGGCGTGATAGGATTAAG GGAAAGCCATCTAATGTTGAGGAATCCAATGATGATAAATTGGTAGACGCGAAAGTGGAACAAACTCCGAGTACCCCACAGAAAGAGACTAACAGCCATCAGCTGGAGGACAATGTACAATAG
- the LOC113707985 gene encoding uncharacterized protein isoform X1, with amino-acid sequence MFLNRSRKEDQVQFQFKPLGDSISHSSPAFSSSPAFPRMKAKSASAAAAAAAAVLSPPVISFDHKRDAYGFAVRPQHLQRYREYANIYKEEEEERSERWKDFLLRQAESARLPINGLSPHNDGITYHAGTRNEDADIVVGNEKEEENIGGEKPDSGTLTTNEGEEGQPTVKAKAHGVQIWTEVRLLLHPIEDAMSFRVKKTAGYVKKEQGVGTGKHLPPIEEARPAKGASEEDSEEEFYDLERSESTDNISALGAGATGDLASPESLIPWKEELEILVQGGVPMALRGELWQAFVGVKTRRVEKYYQDLLASNVKSANNTDNRHVESEDCKKESTADCIAISEKWKGQIEKDLPRTFPGHPALDEDGRNALRRLLTAYARHNPSVGYCQAMNFFAGLLLLLMPEENAFWALLGILDDYFDGYYSEEMIESQVDQLVLEELVREKFPKLVNHLDYLGVQVAWVTGPWFLSIFMNMLPWESVLRVWDVLLFEGNRVMLFRTALALMELYGPALVTTKDAGDAVTLLQSLAGSTFDSSQLVLTACMGYQNVNESRLQELRNKHRPAVKAAIEERSKGLRAWKDSKGLASKLYSFKQDPGSIIAGANRADQGVNKQINGDVSPIHAASATMDQLYTGLTDDMEIDSVPDLKEQVVWLKVELCKLLEEKRSAELRSEELETALMEMVKQDNRRQLSARVEQLERELAELRQAFADKQEQETAMLQVLMKVEQEQKVTEDARRFAEQDANAQRYAAQVLQEKYEEAIASLADMEKRVIMAESMLEATLQYQSGQNKAQPSPRSVQQDSSQVRNSQDSSQDIPMRKISLLSRPFGLGWRDRIKGKPSNVEESNDDKLVDAKVEQTPSTPQKETNSHQLEDNVQ; translated from the exons ATGTTTCTCAATAG ATCAAGAAAAGAAGACCAAGTTCAATTCCAGTTCAAACCCCTGGGAGATTCCATTTCGCATTCCTCGCcggctttttcttcttctcctgcTTTTCCGAGAATGAAGGCCAAATCAGCAtctgcagcagcagcagcagcagcagcagtctTGAGTCCTCCTGTCATTTCTTTCGATCACAAGAG GGATGCTTATGGATTTGCTGTGAGACCGCAGCACTTGCAGAGATACCGTGAATATGCAAATATATACAAG GAAGAAGAGGAGGAAAGGTCTGAGAGATGGAAAGATTTTTTGCTACGTCAAGCAGAGTCTGCTCGATTGCCTATAAATGGGTTATCTCCGCATAATGATGGTATCACGTATCATGCTGGAACCAGAAATGAGGATGCTGATATTGTTGTCGGgaatgaaaaagaagaagagaatatAGGTGGTGAGAAGCCTGATTCTGGAACTTTGACTACAAATGAAGGGGAAGAGGGGCAACCAACAGTGAAGGCAAAAGCCCATGGGGTCCAGATATGGACGGAAGTTAGACTATTGCTACATCCAATTGAGGATGCAATGAGCTTTCGTGTTAAGAAGACAGCTGGATATGTGAAGAAAGAGCAAGGTGTTGGAACTGGAAAGCATCTTCCTCCTATTGAAGAGGCTCGACCTGCAAAAGGAGCATCTGAAGAGGACTCTGAAGAAGAATTTTATGACTTGGAGAGATCAGAATCAACTGATAACATAAGTGCCTTAGGAGCGGGTGCCACTGGTGATTTAGCTTCTCCAGAATCTTTGATTCCTTGGAAAGAAGAATTAGAGATTCTTGTGCAAGGTGGTGTGCCAATGGCTTTGAGGGGAGAG CTTTGGCAAGCCTTTGTTGGTGTCAAGACGCGTCGTGTGGAGAAATACTATCAAGATTTACTAGCATCAAACGTTAAATCTGCTAATAACACAGATAACAGACATGTGGAATCAGAGGACTGTAAAAAGGAGTCAACTGCAGACTGTATTGCTATATCTGAGAAATGGAAAGGGCAGATTGAGAAG GATTTGCCTCGGACATTCCCAGGCCATCCTGCTCTGGATGAAGATGGAAGAAATGCTTTGAGACGATTACTTACTGCTTATGCTCGGCATAATCCTTCTGTTGGGTACTGTCAG GCAATGAATTTCTTTGCAGGTCTGCTGCTGTTACTGATGCctgaagaaaatgcattttg GGCTTTGTTGGGGATTCTTGATGACTATTTTGATGGCTATTATTCAGAAGAAATGATAGAGTCCCAG GTTGACCAACTTGTTCTTGAGGAGTTGGTGCGCGAAAAATTTCCAAAACTGG TAAACCATCTGGATTATCTAGGAGTTCAAGTGGCATGGGTTACTGGACCATGGTTCCTTTCAATATTCATGAATATGCTTCCATGGGAAAGTG TTCTTAGGGTCTGGGATGTGCTTCTCTTCGAAGGAAACCGTGTGATGCTATTTCGGACAGCCCTTGCTTTAATGGAACTATATG GACCTGCCCTTGTCACAACTAAGGATGCTGGTGATGCAGTAACTCTGTTGCAGTCACTGGCTGGCTCCACATTTGATAGCAGCCAACTGGTTTTGACAGCATGCATGGGTTACCAGAATGTTAATGAATCCAGACTACAGGAACTGAGAAATAAGCATCGGCCAGCAGTAAAGGCTGCTattgaagaaagatcaaaaggACTTCGGGCCTGGAAGGATTCCAAGGGCTTGGCGTCCAAGCTATATAGTTTTAAGCAGGATCCTGGATCTATTATTGCTGGGGCGAATAGAGCAGATCAAGGGGTTAATAAACAGATAAATGGTGATGTATCCCCCATACATGCTGCATCTGCTACCATGGATCAGTTGTATACGGGCCTGACAGATGATATGGAGATTGATTCTGTTCCAGATCTCAAAGAACAG GTAGTGTGGCTGAAGGTTGAATTATGTAAGTTGTTGGAGGAAAAACGGTCTGCTGAACTCAG ATCTGAGGAGTTGGAAACAGCACTAATGGAGATGGTCAAGCAAGATAACCGGAGGCAATTGAGTGCACGA GTTGAGCAATTAGAGCGAGAACTTGCAGAACTTCGGCAGGCTTTTGCTGATAAGCAAGAACAAGAAACTGCCATGCTACAG GTTTTGATGAAAGTAGAGCAGGAGCAGAAGGTAACTGAAGATGCTCGTAGGTTTGCTGAACAAGATGCAAATGCTCAGAGATATGCTGCTCAAGTGCTTCAG gaaaaatatgaagaagctATTGCTTCCCTGGCTGATATGGAAAAAAGGGTAATTATGGCAGAGTCCATGTTGGAGGCTACATTGCAGTACCAGTCTGGACAAAATAAAGCACAACCTTCTCCAAG GTCTGTACAGCAAGATTCTTCTCAAGTTCGAAACAGTCAAGATTCTTCCCAAGACATCCCGATGAGAAAGATTAGTTTGCTATCAAGACCATTTGGACTTGGTTGGCGTGATAGGATTAAG GGAAAGCCATCTAATGTTGAGGAATCCAATGATGATAAATTGGTAGACGCGAAAGTGGAACAAACTCCGAGTACCCCACAGAAAGAGACTAACAGCCATCAGCTGGAGGACAATGTACAATAG